A single genomic interval of Panulirus ornatus isolate Po-2019 chromosome 37, ASM3632096v1, whole genome shotgun sequence harbors:
- the LOC139760452 gene encoding uncharacterized protein, giving the protein MMESKQVECSQCNKTFLKKSVMKGNILTHMDERAFRCSQCQKRFIQHCELSECKKIHTSEKQFECSLCQKAFSRRSNFVQHVAVHMSEKKAYNCTHCQKSFTRQSHLVQHMTVHTGEKQYECSLCPKTFSWKSALVWHMAVHSGEKPFGCSHCQKTFFRKGELVKHIIVHSGEKQYECPHCRKAFFQRSHLVQHLIVHTGEKPYECSQCRKAFSRKGVLMRHLTVHTGEKPYECSHCQKTFSERSTLVKHMPIHTGEKPYECSLCQKSFSRKGDLGKHMTVHTGKKPYECSHCQKGFSQKSHLVRHMTVHTEEKPYKCSCCQKTFFHNNSLVGNMTVQAGEKLYECSYCQRSRLVKQMDVHTGEKPYECSHCQKTFPQKVDLMDHMTVHTREKPYECSICQMAFSKKCNLMRHMTVHTGEKPYECSYCQKTFTQKGGLMAHLSVHTGEKPYECSNCKKSFSRKSNLVHHMVVHTGERPYECSQCHKTFSRKGDLVKHMIIHTGERPYECSHCQKTFSRKGDIVRHMIVHAG; this is encoded by the coding sequence ATGATGGAGAGTAAACAAGTGGAGTGTTCACAATGCAACAAAACATTCTTAAAGAAGTCTGTCAtgaaagggaatatcctcacacacatggatgagagagctttcagATGTTCACAGTGCCAGAAAAGATTTATCCAACATTGTGAACTTAGTGAATGTAAGAAAATTCATACAAGTGAGAAGCAGTTTGAATGTTCACTGTGCCAAAAAGCCTTTTCTCGAAGAAGTAACTTTGTGCAGCACGTGGCAGTTCACATGAGTGAAAAGAAGGCATACAATTGTACACATTGCCAGAAGAGTTTCACCAGGCAGAGtcatttagtgcagcacatgactgtacacacaggagagaagcaaTATGAGTGTTCACTTTGCCCAAAGACCTTCTCCTGGAAGAGTGCTTTAGTGTGGCACATGGCTGTTCATTCTGGAGAGAAGCCATTTGGCTGTTCACATTGCCAGAAGACATTTTTCCGGAAGGGTGAGTTAGTGAAGCACATAATAGTTCATTCAGGAGAGAAACAATATGAATGCCCCCATTGCCGAAAGGCATTCTTCCAGAGGAGTCATTTAGTGCAGCATCTGAttgttcatactggagagaagccatatgaatgttcacagtgccgaAAGGCCTTCTCCCGGAAAGGAGTTTTAATGCGGCACTTAAccgttcatacaggagagaagccatatgaatgttctcattgccaaaagacattctcTGAGAGGAGTACCTTAGTGAAGCACATGCcaattcatacaggagaaaagccatacGAATGTTCACTGTGCCAAAAGAGCTTCTCTCGAAAGGGTGATTTAGGgaagcacatgactgttcatacaggaaaaaagccatatgaatgttcacattgccagaaAGGATTCTCCCAGAAGAGTCATCTAGTGCgacacatgactgttcatacagaaGAGAAACCATACAAATGTTCATGTTGCCAGAAGACTTTCTTCCATAACAATAGTTTGGTGGGCAACATGACtgttcaggcaggagaaaagCTATATGAATGTTCTTACTGCCAAAGGAGTCGTTTAGTGAAGCAAATGGatgttcacacaggagagaaaccatatgaatgttcacactgCCAAAAGACTTTCCCTCAGAAAGTTGATTTAATGGACCATATGACAGTTCATACAagagaaaagccatatgaatgcTCAATTTGCCAAATGGCCTTCTCCAAGAAATGTAATTTGATGAGACACATGACTGTTCACACTGgggagaaaccatatgaatgttcatattgccaaaagaccttcacCCAGAAGGGTGGTTTAATGGCCCACCTCAGTGTTCACACAGGGGAGAAGCCGTATGAATGTTCAAACTGTAAAAAGAGCTTCTCCCGTAAGAGTAATTTAGTGCATCACATGGttgttcacacaggagagaggccATACGAATGCTCACAGTGCCATAAAACTTTCTCCCGGAAGGGTGACTTAGTTAAGCATATgattattcatacaggagagaggccatatgaatgctcacattgccaaaagaccttttccAGGAAGGGTGATATAGTGCGGCACATGATTGTCCATGCAGGATGA